From a region of the Paenibacillus sp. R14(2021) genome:
- a CDS encoding SCO family protein, with amino-acid sequence MQVMRKYGFTIAVLILCAAMGLYLYLSSTKGSKVNLDQNLKAPSFELTDLDNNKVTLGGTNGKVRVIYFFYANCPDICPPTTYLMSEVQNKLKDKGTFGSDVEFMSITFDPKRDSIEAMRKFSGKFDVDASGWKFLREDSEEATAKLMKDFGLGIVKDPSTNLFTHSDTITFVDRKGVVRKYMTGSIDESQNADKIVDVINALVKE; translated from the coding sequence ATGCAAGTCATGCGAAAGTATGGTTTTACCATCGCGGTGCTCATCCTGTGCGCCGCCATGGGCCTTTATTTATACCTCTCATCCACGAAAGGGTCCAAAGTCAACTTGGACCAGAACCTGAAGGCGCCGAGCTTCGAGCTGACCGATCTGGACAACAATAAAGTAACGCTGGGCGGAACGAACGGCAAGGTTCGCGTGATCTACTTCTTCTACGCCAATTGTCCCGATATATGTCCGCCCACGACGTATTTAATGTCAGAGGTCCAGAATAAGCTAAAGGATAAAGGTACGTTCGGAAGCGACGTGGAGTTTATGTCCATTACCTTTGATCCGAAGCGCGACTCCATCGAGGCGATGCGCAAGTTCTCAGGTAAATTCGATGTCGATGCGAGCGGGTGGAAGTTTCTGCGCGAAGACAGCGAGGAAGCAACGGCGAAGCTGATGAAGGATTTCGGTCTTGGCATCGTCAAGGATCCAAGCACGAACCTGTTTACGCATAGCGATACCATTACGTTCGTCGATCGCAAGGGCGTCGTTCGCAAGTACATGACGGGCTCCATTGACGAATCGCAGAATGCGGATAAAATCGTGGACGTCATTAACGCGTTGGTGAAAGAGTAG
- a CDS encoding toprim domain-containing protein yields MDIALIVEGKNDRSRLRRVLAEEVPVLCTYGTPGTLQVEKLRRQVGDKQVYIFTDNDASGRRIRGILRDAFPDAEHIHTRRGYPGVEKTPEDYLIEQLEKAGLEAYILYPAQSAAIWNKEDQF; encoded by the coding sequence ATGGACATCGCATTGATCGTGGAGGGCAAGAACGACCGAAGCCGGCTTCGCCGGGTTCTCGCGGAGGAAGTCCCCGTTCTGTGTACATACGGCACGCCGGGCACGCTGCAGGTGGAGAAGCTGCGCAGGCAGGTCGGCGACAAACAGGTTTATATTTTCACGGATAACGACGCGTCCGGCAGGCGGATCCGCGGCATTCTTCGCGACGCGTTCCCTGATGCCGAGCATATCCACACCCGCCGCGGCTATCCCGGCGTCGAGAAAACGCCGGAGGACTACCTCATCGAACAACTAGAAAAGGCGGGCCTTGAGGCGTACATTCTGTACCCTGCTCAAAGCGCCGCCATTTGGAATAAAGAAGATCAGTTCTAA
- the gerQ gene encoding spore coat protein GerQ — MSNGYGYNTAVSPASTGGFPAYGYGFPQQQPVPTPFQMQMQTPLVAGASAQMALPNVPSGSFVTPAGGNVVTVPASEESYVENILRMNRGKMATFYMTYENNREWNAKVFRGVIEAAGRDHIIISDPSTGMRYLLLTLNLDYVTFDGPINYEYTFNGVTISNNTALNTTPATSALPLGR; from the coding sequence ATGTCAAACGGTTATGGGTATAACACAGCGGTTAGTCCAGCAAGCACGGGAGGCTTCCCCGCCTACGGTTACGGCTTTCCTCAACAGCAGCCGGTTCCTACTCCTTTTCAAATGCAGATGCAGACTCCGCTTGTAGCGGGCGCTTCCGCGCAGATGGCGCTGCCTAATGTGCCGAGCGGCTCTTTTGTCACGCCTGCGGGCGGCAATGTCGTTACGGTTCCGGCCTCTGAGGAATCCTACGTCGAGAACATCCTGCGGATGAACCGCGGCAAGATGGCTACCTTCTACATGACGTATGAGAATAACCGCGAATGGAACGCCAAAGTATTCCGAGGCGTGATTGAAGCTGCTGGACGCGACCACATCATCATCAGCGATCCGTCCACAGGCATGCGTTACTTACTGCTTACGCTTAATCTCGATTATGTCACGTTCGACGGCCCCATCAACTATGAGTACACCTTTAATGGCGTGACCATTTCTAATAATACGGCGTTAAACACAACACCGGCTACATCGGCCCTTCCGCTCGGCCGTTAA
- the trpS gene encoding tryptophan--tRNA ligase, whose translation MKRVLSGIQPSGQLTLGNYIGAIQNFVKLQETHECFFMVVDLHAITVPQEPAALREQTEAVAALFIASGIDPAKASVFAQSHVSAHAELGWLFTTLAYMGELERMTQFKDKSSGKDSVGAGLFVYPTLMAADILLYNADLVPVGDDQKQHLELTRDLAQRFNQRFGDMFTIPDPYIPKVGARIMSLDDGTKKMSKSNPNPASFIALLDPPDVIRKKISRATTDSGREVKFNPSEKPEVSNLMSIYAHCADMTLDQIEAHYEGQGYGAFKKDLAEHVVAKLEPLQKRYAEIRSSGEIHNILKQGAEKVSAVANETLRQAKDKMGFLPPRS comes from the coding sequence ATGAAACGTGTCTTATCCGGTATTCAGCCGAGTGGTCAGCTGACCCTTGGCAACTACATCGGGGCTATTCAAAACTTTGTTAAATTGCAGGAAACGCATGAGTGCTTCTTCATGGTCGTCGACCTGCATGCCATTACCGTGCCGCAGGAGCCAGCGGCGCTGCGCGAGCAGACGGAAGCGGTCGCGGCGCTCTTCATCGCCTCGGGCATCGACCCTGCCAAAGCAAGCGTGTTCGCGCAGTCTCACGTGTCGGCACATGCGGAGCTCGGTTGGTTGTTTACGACGCTGGCATACATGGGCGAGCTAGAGCGCATGACGCAGTTCAAAGACAAGTCGAGCGGCAAAGATTCCGTCGGCGCCGGTCTCTTCGTCTATCCAACGCTCATGGCGGCAGACATTCTGCTGTACAATGCGGATCTCGTGCCGGTCGGCGACGATCAGAAGCAGCATTTGGAACTGACTCGCGATTTGGCGCAGCGGTTTAATCAACGCTTCGGCGATATGTTCACGATCCCAGATCCGTATATTCCGAAGGTAGGCGCTCGCATCATGTCGCTCGATGACGGCACGAAGAAGATGAGCAAGAGCAATCCGAATCCCGCCAGCTTCATTGCGCTCCTCGATCCGCCGGATGTCATCCGCAAGAAAATAAGCCGCGCAACGACGGATTCCGGACGCGAAGTGAAATTCAATCCTTCCGAGAAGCCGGAAGTAAGCAATTTGATGAGCATCTACGCGCACTGCGCGGATATGACGCTTGATCAAATCGAGGCCCATTACGAAGGACAAGGCTATGGTGCCTTCAAGAAGGACTTGGCCGAGCATGTCGTGGCGAAGCTGGAGCCGCTGCAGAAGCGGTATGCCGAAATCCGCAGCTCCGGCGAGATCCATAACATTTTGAAGCAAGGGGCCGAGAAGGTATCGGCAGTCGCGAACGAGACGCTGCGCCAAGCCAAAGACAAGATGGGCTTTCTTCCGCCCCGTTCATAG
- a CDS encoding metal-dependent hydrolase, producing MDSGTHLVMGLGLAGLASVDPVVASDQSLYAAVLIGTVVGSQAPDLDGLLRLKSNAAYIRNHRGASHSIPAVAIWTVLITVLIQLFFRFQLPWLHIGGWVLLAVCVHVFSDLFNTYGTQAARPFTKKWISWNIIHIFDPVIFIAHLIAIVLWALRIGDPTIIFPLLYACLIVYYIWRTVTHKALQRRLVQLDADYAEGDQFILIPTISLYDWNVVKRRPDGYFFIGDFRQGKLRWIDRARCEEHPAIDHSRNDPSIRAFLYFTSFACAEVQEHQWGYEVRWSDVRYRHRKQYPFVGVLLMDKQFKTLGSYVGWLSDDRLQKRLRMNTY from the coding sequence ATGGATAGCGGAACGCATTTGGTAATGGGACTTGGACTCGCGGGGCTGGCCTCGGTGGATCCCGTCGTCGCCTCCGACCAGTCGCTCTACGCCGCCGTATTAATCGGAACGGTTGTCGGCTCGCAAGCCCCTGATCTGGATGGATTGCTTCGGCTCAAAAGCAATGCAGCGTATATTCGCAATCACCGAGGAGCTTCGCACTCCATTCCCGCTGTCGCGATCTGGACGGTACTTATCACCGTGCTTATACAATTGTTTTTCCGCTTCCAGCTGCCCTGGCTGCATATCGGAGGCTGGGTACTGCTTGCGGTCTGCGTCCATGTCTTCTCGGATTTGTTTAATACGTACGGGACACAAGCGGCAAGGCCGTTTACAAAAAAGTGGATCTCCTGGAATATCATTCACATTTTCGATCCCGTCATCTTCATCGCCCATCTTATCGCCATTGTCCTATGGGCGCTTCGAATCGGTGATCCAACGATTATTTTCCCGCTGCTGTATGCTTGCCTGATCGTCTATTACATCTGGAGGACCGTCACCCACAAAGCCTTGCAGCGACGGCTTGTACAGCTGGATGCTGATTATGCGGAAGGCGATCAATTCATCCTCATTCCCACCATATCGCTCTACGATTGGAATGTGGTGAAGCGCCGCCCCGACGGCTACTTCTTCATCGGAGACTTCCGGCAGGGCAAGCTGCGATGGATCGACCGGGCAAGGTGCGAGGAGCATCCGGCGATTGATCACTCCCGTAACGATCCCTCCATACGCGCGTTTCTCTACTTCACCTCCTTTGCCTGTGCCGAGGTTCAGGAGCACCAATGGGGCTACGAGGTACGCTGGTCGGATGTGCGCTACAGACACCGAAAGCAGTATCCTTTCGTTGGCGTTCTGTTGATGGATAAACAATTTAAAACCCTTGGCTCCTATGTCGGGTGGCTCAGCGATGACCGGCTGCAGAAACGTCTCCGCATGAATACGTATTGA
- a CDS encoding alpha/beta-type small acid-soluble spore protein: MAGQSRSSNTLVVPQASAALSQLKYEAAQELGIQIPQDGYYGNFSTRDAGSLGGYITRKLVQIAEQQLSGQSQFR; encoded by the coding sequence ATGGCAGGACAATCTCGCAGCAGCAATACACTTGTTGTACCGCAAGCCAGCGCAGCTCTCAGCCAACTGAAATACGAGGCGGCGCAGGAGCTGGGTATCCAAATCCCGCAAGACGGCTACTATGGCAACTTCTCTACGCGTGATGCAGGTTCGCTCGGCGGATACATCACACGGAAGCTCGTCCAAATCGCTGAGCAACAACTGTCTGGTCAATCGCAGTTCCGCTAA
- a CDS encoding AEC family transporter — MNIFLSILWNNIIPLSVMIALGITLHRVFSLDIKTLSKLNFYLFSPAIIFRLLYTTDISLEAVVKVLSFFAVFMLLQYGALEAVIRFRGLEKGRRAAMRNSVLFYNSANYGIPLNQLVFSSNPITGSVQVLIMMMQSLVPNTYGIYSVNSHQSSGRDIARTILTQPVIYAIPLGFLFHGFDVTIPKALNIPLDYLANAFIGTALITLGVQLGGMKLSFRHLMLKDILLSCGLRLIGGPLLALAVVWLMNTMTWSSVDSLVAKALIVSSAVPTSLSSVLLAVEFDNEPEFASQAVLVSTTLSILTVTLVIYLLHV; from the coding sequence ATGAATATTTTCTTATCCATTCTATGGAACAATATAATCCCGTTGTCAGTCATGATTGCTTTAGGCATCACGCTGCATCGGGTTTTTTCTTTGGATATCAAGACGCTGTCAAAGCTTAATTTTTATTTGTTCTCACCGGCTATTATTTTTCGATTATTGTATACGACCGATATCTCGCTGGAAGCTGTTGTAAAGGTGCTTTCGTTCTTCGCCGTATTCATGCTGCTGCAGTATGGCGCCTTGGAGGCGGTCATTCGGTTTCGGGGGCTGGAGAAGGGGAGACGCGCTGCGATGCGCAACAGCGTGCTCTTCTATAACAGCGCGAATTACGGCATTCCGCTCAATCAATTGGTGTTCTCGTCCAATCCCATTACAGGATCGGTGCAGGTACTGATCATGATGATGCAGTCGCTCGTTCCGAACACCTATGGCATTTACAGCGTCAATTCGCATCAGAGCAGCGGCCGGGACATTGCGCGCACCATTCTGACGCAGCCCGTCATCTACGCGATTCCGCTCGGCTTTTTGTTTCATGGGTTCGACGTGACGATTCCGAAGGCCTTGAACATCCCGCTTGATTACTTGGCGAATGCCTTTATCGGTACAGCACTGATTACGCTTGGCGTCCAGCTCGGAGGGATGAAGCTATCCTTCCGCCACCTCATGCTGAAGGACATCCTGTTGTCCTGCGGATTGCGCCTAATCGGGGGGCCTTTGCTCGCGCTGGCTGTCGTATGGCTCATGAACACGATGACCTGGAGCAGTGTCGATAGTCTGGTGGCCAAAGCGCTGATCGTTTCGTCGGCCGTTCCGACCTCGCTGTCGAGCGTGCTGCTGGCCGTGGAGTTCGATAACGAACCGGAATTCGCGTCGCAGGCCGTTTTGGTTTCCACGACGCTGAGCATTCTGACGGTAACGCTCGTTATTTATCTCTTGCATGTGTAA
- the cyoE gene encoding heme o synthase: MLKDYVALTKPSIIRLNAIAAFGGFWVASKWDNLHWLLLLYMLIGSALTMASACVINNYWDRELDKKMERTRNRALPTNRLKPTNVLIYGIVLGIIGLAILFILVNPLSGWLGLLGFFVYVVIYTMWLKRSSTWSTSIGGISGAMPPVIGYCAVTNDVDAGAWILFALLFLWQPAHFWSLAIRRVEEYRAAGFPLLPVVKGIPRTKLQMLPYIVLLIPTGILMFTYGYVGYTYLIISLLGGVLWLYHTLTGVRAKDDNKWARTNFFISINYLMVVFLVMIADTNGAIG, encoded by the coding sequence GTGCTTAAAGATTATGTGGCCCTGACAAAACCGAGCATCATACGTTTGAATGCGATCGCTGCGTTCGGCGGGTTCTGGGTCGCTTCTAAATGGGATAATCTTCATTGGTTGCTGCTGCTTTACATGCTGATAGGCTCGGCACTTACGATGGCTTCTGCATGTGTCATTAATAATTACTGGGACCGTGAGCTTGATAAGAAAATGGAACGCACGAGAAACCGCGCGCTTCCGACAAATCGACTAAAACCGACAAACGTGCTCATCTATGGCATCGTGCTCGGCATCATCGGTCTTGCTATCTTATTCATCTTGGTTAACCCGTTATCAGGTTGGCTGGGACTGCTCGGATTTTTCGTGTATGTCGTTATTTACACCATGTGGCTGAAACGTTCTTCGACTTGGAGCACGTCCATCGGAGGCATCTCCGGCGCAATGCCGCCGGTTATCGGGTACTGTGCGGTTACGAATGACGTTGACGCAGGGGCATGGATCTTGTTCGCGCTGTTGTTTCTTTGGCAGCCGGCTCATTTCTGGTCGCTCGCGATCAGACGGGTAGAGGAATACCGCGCGGCAGGCTTTCCGCTGCTGCCCGTCGTGAAAGGCATTCCGCGGACGAAGCTGCAGATGCTGCCGTATATCGTGCTTCTCATTCCTACCGGCATTCTGATGTTCACGTACGGTTACGTCGGCTACACGTATTTGATTATTTCGCTGCTTGGCGGCGTACTGTGGCTGTATCATACGCTGACAGGCGTTCGTGCGAAAGACGACAACAAATGGGCTCGGACAAACTTTTTCATTTCCATTAATTATCTGATGGTCGTGTTTCTGGTCATGATCGCGGATACGAACGGCGCAATCGGCTAG
- a CDS encoding MFS transporter — protein sequence MKTAIWLYLFLFVAFFDLHAQYPILTPFAVSLGAAPSFIGLMMGLYSITHLPGNLIAGVGVDRFGSRLFIVFSLGAAGVILLLQSHVTNPWQLLTLRSISGFVLAFLSPACMSLLARIATDRMKQRKLMAGNGLVHTIASVISPAAGAYLVAQIGFTTAFTVLGWVLIVTAACALLFIRDVPAQAAAPLTKLQAAKASAELAGMRGDGAERTRPPAIPWLIFVLPIAMSCAQGILSFELPLMSTTKEGMMTTGLLFSIVSLGALFTLSMLFLNKLSPFLRSLWGAFMLALTYFAIAAGAPLPFYVLLLFLGMAKGVIFPALSSLLIERSGGERYGRVFSILSIAFSIGAFLGPMLAGQLRNYVSPYYIAFLALMIAVSILPFYSDPTKSREANAHFSHSG from the coding sequence CTGAAAACTGCCATATGGCTTTATCTGTTTCTATTTGTCGCTTTCTTTGACCTGCATGCCCAGTATCCCATTCTGACGCCGTTTGCCGTCTCGCTCGGCGCTGCGCCTTCCTTTATCGGCCTCATGATGGGTCTGTACTCCATTACTCATCTGCCGGGCAACCTAATTGCCGGCGTCGGCGTCGACCGTTTCGGAAGCCGCCTGTTCATCGTCTTCAGCCTTGGCGCAGCCGGCGTCATTCTGCTGCTGCAGTCGCATGTGACGAATCCGTGGCAGCTGCTCACGCTGCGCTCTATAAGCGGCTTTGTGCTTGCCTTTCTCTCACCCGCCTGCATGTCGCTGCTGGCACGCATCGCAACCGACCGCATGAAGCAGCGCAAGCTCATGGCGGGCAACGGCTTGGTTCATACGATTGCTTCCGTCATTTCTCCAGCCGCCGGTGCGTATCTGGTCGCGCAAATCGGCTTTACCACAGCCTTTACCGTTCTGGGCTGGGTGCTGATCGTGACGGCAGCATGCGCGCTGCTCTTCATTCGCGATGTGCCTGCCCAGGCTGCCGCACCGCTCACCAAGCTGCAGGCCGCCAAAGCAAGCGCGGAGCTGGCGGGCATGCGCGGTGACGGTGCCGAGCGCACACGGCCGCCTGCCATTCCGTGGCTGATCTTCGTCCTCCCGATTGCCATGAGCTGCGCGCAGGGCATTCTCTCCTTCGAGCTTCCGCTCATGTCGACCACCAAGGAAGGCATGATGACGACAGGGCTGCTCTTCTCCATCGTCAGCCTTGGCGCACTCTTCACGCTCAGCATGCTGTTTCTGAATAAGCTGTCGCCATTTCTTAGGTCGCTGTGGGGCGCCTTCATGCTCGCGCTCACTTATTTTGCAATTGCAGCCGGGGCTCCGCTGCCGTTCTATGTGCTGCTGCTCTTCCTCGGCATGGCTAAAGGCGTCATCTTCCCGGCACTCTCTTCGCTGCTCATCGAACGCAGCGGAGGCGAGCGCTATGGACGCGTCTTCTCGATTCTCTCGATCGCGTTCTCCATCGGCGCCTTCCTCGGCCCGATGCTGGCCGGGCAGCTGCGCAATTACGTTTCGCCTTACTATATCGCCTTCCTTGCCTTAATGATTGCCGTATCGATTCTGCCCTTCTATTCCGATCCCACGAAGTCGCGGGAAGCGAACGCCCATTTTTCGCATTCTGGGTAA